The following proteins are encoded in a genomic region of uncultured Vibrio sp.:
- a CDS encoding ATP-binding protein, whose translation MNSKWRRLLKRFKPNSLVNRTLGLTLLAVILAQGVATTIWYTESKQKELAGIRDASQSMANMFSSTVTFFQSLPVSYRHIVLDQIRNMGGTRFFVSFNREQLIVEPIKDTPLKLASIEAIGEVLNKKLPKVDTILVDFSLPENLRLLKNDIYLNDLPKSWAHHTLTLSPIDPPVLVVQLELAKDEWLYIAALLPAPYVNLDDTLIGREQILFLIFSTTILLVLTYLLMKKQVKPLKRLAKAANEMSMNVEQAPLQEEGASELVTATRAFNRMQQRIRHYISDREQLFSSISHDLKTPITRLRLRAELLESDTKREKFNRDLDDLEMMVKGALQTVRDTELHENTVNVDLNDVITSVIEPYNQQQTRVKFLPSSTESIVAKPLAIKRVIGNLVDNAVKYGEKAEITLTNFDGRVKIEICDQGPGIPEDQLDMVFEPYYRLADDDQGHGLGLGICRNILHGHGGDLIIDNLPGRGLRVQVFV comes from the coding sequence ATGAACAGTAAGTGGCGGCGTTTACTCAAGCGATTTAAGCCCAATTCGTTAGTTAATCGTACATTGGGCTTAACGTTATTAGCGGTGATTTTGGCGCAAGGTGTGGCAACAACGATTTGGTATACCGAGTCAAAGCAGAAAGAACTGGCGGGGATTCGCGATGCGTCTCAAAGTATGGCGAATATGTTCTCCTCAACGGTGACTTTTTTTCAATCGTTGCCCGTCAGCTATCGTCATATTGTGCTCGACCAGATTCGCAATATGGGCGGAACGCGCTTTTTTGTCTCGTTTAACCGAGAGCAGCTAATTGTTGAGCCAATCAAAGATACGCCACTAAAGTTGGCATCTATCGAAGCGATCGGGGAAGTGTTAAACAAAAAGCTTCCCAAAGTTGACACGATTCTCGTCGACTTCTCATTGCCAGAAAACCTGCGTTTACTGAAAAATGATATTTACCTGAACGACTTACCCAAATCATGGGCGCATCACACCCTAACGTTGAGCCCAATCGATCCTCCGGTGTTAGTTGTTCAGCTCGAGCTCGCCAAAGACGAATGGCTCTACATCGCCGCTTTGCTGCCCGCCCCTTATGTCAATCTTGACGATACCTTAATTGGGAGAGAGCAGATTCTGTTTCTGATTTTTTCTACCACGATTTTATTGGTTCTCACTTATTTGCTGATGAAAAAGCAGGTGAAGCCGTTGAAGCGCTTGGCAAAAGCTGCCAATGAAATGAGTATGAACGTAGAGCAGGCTCCGCTGCAAGAAGAGGGCGCGAGTGAGCTTGTCACCGCCACACGAGCATTCAACCGGATGCAGCAGCGGATTCGTCATTATATTTCTGATCGGGAACAGTTGTTTTCGTCTATCTCTCACGATTTAAAGACGCCTATTACTCGCCTTCGCTTACGTGCTGAATTGCTGGAAAGTGATACTAAACGAGAAAAATTTAACCGTGATCTGGATGATCTGGAAATGATGGTGAAGGGTGCGCTTCAGACCGTAAGAGATACAGAGTTGCATGAAAATACGGTCAATGTTGACCTGAATGATGTCATTACTAGCGTGATTGAGCCTTATAACCAGCAACAAACACGGGTGAAGTTTTTGCCGAGTTCTACGGAGTCAATCGTAGCAAAGCCGCTGGCAATAAAGCGAGTTATCGGCAACTTAGTTGATAACGCGGTGAAATATGGGGAGAAAGCGGAAATAACCCTCACCAACTTTGATGGCCGGGTCAAAATTGAGATTTGTGATCAGGGGCCGGGCATTCCAGAAGATCAGCTCGACATGGTATTTGAGCCGTATTATCGGCTGGCTGATGATGATCAGGGCCATGGATTAGGGCTTGGAATTTGCCGTAACATTCTCCACGGTCATGGTGGAGATCTCATAATTGATAACTTACCGGGTCGAGGTCTTCGTGTTCAAGTCTTTGTTTAA
- a CDS encoding response regulator transcription factor: MSARILVVDDDQEICELLQEYLTKQDYLVSTVNDGNQMHLHIEQQGYPDLILLDVMLPGEDGFSLCQAVRRHSSTPIIMLTAVSDDTDQIIGLEIGADDYLAKPFNPRHLNARIKAVLRRVKVTKEEQVSPLTARPIRFGDWLLDTLSHRITHQETQQSHDLSGSDFSLLMLFLKRPNQIIDRDTISVETRGREALPFERGIDVQLSRLRQRLGESAKYPNYIKTMRGNGYLLAVPVSYEQ; the protein is encoded by the coding sequence ATGTCAGCGAGAATTCTGGTCGTAGATGATGACCAAGAAATTTGTGAGTTACTACAGGAGTACCTGACGAAACAGGACTATCTAGTCAGTACAGTGAATGATGGGAATCAAATGCATCTGCATATCGAGCAACAGGGTTATCCAGACCTCATTTTGCTCGATGTGATGTTACCTGGTGAAGACGGTTTCTCTTTGTGTCAGGCGGTTCGTCGGCATTCGTCTACACCAATTATTATGCTGACCGCAGTTTCCGACGATACCGACCAAATCATCGGCTTAGAAATCGGTGCTGATGATTATCTCGCCAAGCCATTTAACCCACGCCATCTTAATGCGCGGATTAAAGCCGTATTGCGCCGCGTTAAGGTAACCAAAGAAGAGCAAGTTAGCCCTTTAACGGCCAGACCGATTCGTTTTGGTGACTGGCTGTTGGATACCTTGTCGCACCGAATTACCCACCAAGAAACCCAACAGTCACATGACCTATCGGGTAGCGACTTTTCGTTGCTCATGCTGTTTTTAAAACGACCGAATCAAATAATAGACCGAGATACAATCTCTGTTGAGACACGTGGTCGGGAAGCATTACCTTTTGAAAGAGGTATCGATGTTCAGCTCAGTCGTTTGCGCCAACGCTTAGGTGAGAGTGCCAAGTACCCTAATTATATAAAGACGATGCGCGGTAACGGTTACTTACTCGCCGTGCCAGTCAGTTATGAACAGTAA
- a CDS encoding YdiU family protein produces the protein MSVWQGVNFTHRYSQLPSAFFTFVKPQPLINTQWVVWNSKFAQQFGLPSTPNETLLEAFSGQGEVEEFRPLAMKYAGHQFGTYNPDLGDGRGLLLAEIQRQDGTWFDIHLKGAGLTPYSRMGDGRAVLRSTIREYLCSEAMQGLGIPTTRALGMMVSDTPVYREKTENGALLIRMAETHIRFGHFEHFFYTNQLAEQKLLADKVIEWHLPDCAQADKPYAAMFANIVEKTADMIAKWQAFGFAHGVMNTDNMSILGQTFDYGPYGFLDDYDPGYICNHSDYQGRYAFDQQPRVALWNLSALAHSLSPLVERADLEAALGQFEVRLSQQFSRLMRDKLGLKTKIDEDARLFESMFELLNQNKTDYTRFFRALSNLDQKSPQEVIDLFIDREAAQAWLDLYLARCELEVDELGRQITTEQRCEQMRRANPKYILRNYLAQLAIDKAEEGDFSEVNRLAELLRHPYDSQPEFEEYAKLPPEWGKKMEISCSS, from the coding sequence ATGTCAGTGTGGCAAGGGGTCAATTTCACCCATCGTTACAGCCAACTGCCTTCCGCTTTTTTTACTTTCGTAAAACCACAGCCATTGATAAACACTCAATGGGTGGTTTGGAACAGTAAATTTGCGCAGCAGTTTGGCTTACCATCAACACCTAATGAAACGTTGCTAGAGGCCTTTTCTGGTCAAGGTGAGGTTGAAGAATTTCGCCCGTTAGCGATGAAATATGCAGGGCACCAGTTCGGAACTTACAACCCGGACTTGGGCGATGGTCGAGGCTTGTTACTGGCTGAAATTCAGCGACAGGATGGCACTTGGTTTGATATTCATCTAAAGGGCGCGGGCCTCACACCGTATTCGCGTATGGGTGACGGCAGAGCTGTACTACGTTCGACGATTCGTGAGTACCTATGCAGTGAAGCCATGCAAGGACTAGGGATACCGACTACCCGTGCGCTGGGTATGATGGTGAGTGACACGCCGGTCTATCGCGAAAAAACTGAAAACGGCGCGCTGTTAATTCGCATGGCGGAAACGCATATTCGATTTGGTCACTTTGAGCACTTCTTTTACACCAATCAACTGGCAGAACAGAAACTGTTGGCGGATAAGGTCATAGAATGGCACCTGCCTGACTGTGCTCAAGCTGACAAGCCATACGCTGCGATGTTTGCCAATATTGTGGAGAAAACGGCGGACATGATTGCGAAATGGCAAGCTTTTGGCTTTGCCCACGGCGTCATGAACACCGATAACATGTCTATTCTTGGGCAAACTTTCGATTACGGACCATACGGCTTCTTGGATGACTACGACCCAGGCTATATCTGTAATCACTCCGACTATCAGGGACGCTATGCGTTTGACCAGCAACCGCGAGTTGCTTTATGGAACCTTTCGGCACTGGCGCACTCGTTATCTCCGCTGGTAGAACGTGCAGATTTAGAAGCCGCACTAGGCCAGTTTGAGGTACGTTTAAGTCAGCAATTTAGTCGCTTGATGCGCGATAAGCTTGGCTTAAAAACCAAAATCGATGAAGACGCACGTTTGTTTGAATCGATGTTTGAGTTGCTCAACCAAAACAAAACAGACTACACACGCTTCTTTAGAGCGTTATCCAACTTAGACCAAAAGTCACCGCAAGAAGTCATCGACTTATTTATTGACCGTGAAGCGGCGCAAGCGTGGTTGGATCTTTATCTGGCACGATGCGAGTTGGAGGTCGATGAGCTGGGCAGACAAATCACAACAGAACAGCGCTGTGAACAAATGCGTCGCGCGAACCCTAAATACATTCTGCGTAACTACTTGGCACAATTAGCAATTGATAAAGCGGAAGAAGGGGACTTCAGTGAAGTCAATCGTTTAGCTGAATTACTTCGTCATCCTTATGATTCTCAGCCTGAGTTTGAAGAGTACGCAAAATTACCACCAGAGTGGGGCAAAAAGATGGAAATCAGCTGTTCATCATAA
- a CDS encoding TrkH family potassium uptake protein encodes MMHFHQKGVFYVPDSQRPKEKGSEPRIILMSFLGVLLPSAILLTLPVFSVSGLSITDALFTATSAISVTGLGVVDTGQHFTLAGKILLMCLMQIGGLGQMTLSAVLLYMFGMRLSLRQQALAKEALGQDRHVNLRNLITKIMVFALVAETLGFIFLSFRWVPEMGWQTGMFYALFHSISAFNNAGFALFSDSMTGFVNDPLVIFTLAGLFIFGGLGFTVVGDIWLNWRKGFNSFHLHTRIMLIATPVLLLVGTMLFWLLERSNPNTMESLPLSAQWLAAFFQSASARTAGFNSVDLSLFSQPALLIMIILMLIGAGSTSTGGGIKVSTFTVAFLATWTFLRQKKHLVIFKRTVNWPTVTKSLAIIVVSGAILTTAMFLLMITEDAAFDKVMFETISAFATVGLSAGLTAELSEPGKYIMIVVMIIGRIGPLTLAYMLARPEPTLIKYPEDTVLTG; translated from the coding sequence ATGATGCATTTTCACCAAAAAGGCGTCTTTTACGTCCCAGATAGCCAAAGACCGAAAGAGAAGGGCAGCGAGCCTCGGATTATATTGATGAGTTTTCTCGGAGTGTTATTACCCTCTGCGATACTTCTCACGCTGCCCGTCTTTTCGGTGAGCGGATTATCGATCACTGATGCACTATTTACTGCGACTTCTGCGATCAGTGTAACTGGCCTTGGTGTCGTGGATACGGGTCAGCACTTTACGTTGGCGGGTAAAATCCTGTTGATGTGCCTCATGCAAATCGGTGGGTTGGGACAAATGACGTTATCTGCCGTGTTGCTTTATATGTTTGGTATGCGTTTGAGTTTGCGTCAACAAGCTTTGGCTAAGGAAGCGCTCGGTCAGGATCGGCATGTCAACCTACGTAACTTGATTACAAAGATCATGGTATTTGCCTTGGTGGCAGAGACGCTAGGCTTTATCTTCCTATCGTTTCGCTGGGTGCCGGAAATGGGCTGGCAAACCGGGATGTTCTATGCGTTGTTCCATTCAATTTCCGCATTTAATAACGCTGGCTTTGCCCTGTTTTCGGATAGCATGACCGGGTTCGTCAATGATCCGTTGGTGATATTCACACTTGCGGGTCTGTTCATTTTTGGTGGATTGGGTTTCACTGTTGTCGGTGATATCTGGTTAAACTGGCGTAAAGGGTTTAACTCCTTCCATCTTCATACCCGAATTATGTTGATTGCGACCCCCGTATTGTTGCTGGTAGGCACGATGCTGTTTTGGCTGTTAGAGCGAAGTAATCCAAATACGATGGAATCATTACCTTTGTCAGCGCAATGGCTTGCTGCGTTTTTTCAATCTGCCAGTGCACGAACCGCCGGCTTTAACAGTGTGGACTTATCACTGTTTTCTCAGCCAGCCCTACTTATCATGATTATTTTGATGCTTATCGGCGCAGGGTCTACGTCTACAGGTGGCGGGATTAAGGTTTCGACTTTTACAGTTGCTTTTTTGGCGACCTGGACTTTTTTACGCCAAAAGAAACACCTGGTGATATTTAAACGCACGGTCAACTGGCCAACCGTTACAAAATCGCTCGCGATTATCGTGGTGAGTGGAGCCATCCTGACAACGGCAATGTTCCTACTGATGATCACTGAAGACGCGGCGTTTGATAAAGTCATGTTTGAGACGATATCTGCTTTTGCCACAGTTGGCCTTAGCGCAGGTTTGACGGCAGAGTTATCGGAACCGGGCAAATACATCATGATCGTGGTGATGATCATTGGCCGTATTGGCCCATTGACATTAGCTTATATGTTAGCTCGCCCAGAACCTACTTTGATTAAATACCCAGAAGATACGGTTTTGACGGGTTGA
- a CDS encoding TrkA family potassium uptake protein: MKKGDKQFAVIGLGRFGLAVCKELQDAGSQVLAVDIDEEKVREVAGFVSQAIVANCTHEETVAELKLDDYDMVMIAIGTDVNASILATLIAKEAGVRSIWVKANDRFQARVLQKIGADHVIMPERDMGIRVARKMLDRRVLDFHPLGSDLAMTEFVIGSRWMGKKLGELSLCQVEGVQVLGFKRGPEITKAPSMDVTLEIGDLMIVVGPQEKLARTLKSL, translated from the coding sequence ATGAAAAAAGGTGATAAGCAATTCGCTGTTATCGGCCTTGGTCGATTTGGTTTGGCTGTATGTAAAGAGCTGCAAGATGCGGGGTCTCAAGTTCTAGCGGTGGATATTGACGAAGAAAAAGTAAGGGAAGTTGCTGGTTTTGTGAGTCAGGCTATCGTTGCAAACTGCACCCACGAAGAGACGGTCGCTGAGCTAAAACTCGATGATTACGATATGGTGATGATTGCGATAGGCACCGACGTTAACGCCAGTATTCTAGCCACCTTGATTGCGAAAGAAGCAGGGGTTAGATCGATTTGGGTTAAAGCCAACGACCGGTTTCAGGCCAGAGTCCTGCAAAAAATTGGTGCTGATCATGTCATCATGCCTGAACGTGATATGGGGATCCGCGTTGCGCGTAAAATGCTCGACAGGCGAGTACTGGATTTCCATCCCCTAGGCAGTGACCTTGCGATGACCGAATTTGTGATTGGCTCTCGCTGGATGGGGAAAAAGCTAGGGGAGTTGTCTCTCTGTCAGGTTGAGGGCGTCCAAGTTCTTGGCTTTAAAAGAGGGCCGGAGATCACCAAAGCCCCAAGTATGGATGTGACCTTAGAAATTGGCGACCTTATGATTGTGGTTGGCCCACAGGAAAAACTGGCCCGCACACTGAAATCACTATGA
- a CDS encoding DEAD/DEAH box helicase — translation MPFSKLGLSAPITDAVMALGYEKPTSIQQKAIPIVLRGRNLIAAAQTGTGKTASFVLPILEKLSQGETQRKKRARAIILTPTRELALQVHQSIEAYGKNLPLRSMAMFGGVEYAPQKQALIEGVDIVVSTPGRLIDLYGQRSIHFDEVEMLVLDEADKMLDMGFIDAIDKIVDCMPEDVQSLLFSATLSNPVRDLAKNAIVDPEEITIAKHSASKSNIKQWITTVDKDMKSSLLSHMLKENEWSQVLIFIETKHGAAKLVSQLEKRGIVAEAFHSGRNQRVRQELIEQFKAGKIQYLVATGVAARGIDIDNLPVVINYDLPYPADEYVHRIGRTGRAGAQGEAISLVSKDDFKNLCMIESRLGHLLERVEIEGFAPRKPVPISILNYVPKNKRKPQEDRSYSDKNQTRD, via the coding sequence ATGCCATTTTCTAAGCTTGGTTTAAGCGCACCAATCACTGATGCAGTGATGGCGCTAGGTTATGAAAAACCGACTTCTATTCAGCAAAAAGCCATTCCGATTGTACTGCGCGGGCGTAACTTGATCGCAGCAGCGCAAACCGGTACCGGTAAAACAGCCAGCTTTGTATTACCAATCTTAGAGAAGCTCAGTCAGGGTGAAACGCAGCGTAAAAAACGTGCGCGTGCCATCATTCTTACGCCAACGCGTGAGCTAGCGCTTCAGGTACACCAAAGCATTGAAGCCTACGGTAAGAACCTGCCATTACGCTCAATGGCGATGTTTGGTGGCGTTGAATACGCACCGCAGAAGCAAGCATTGATCGAGGGTGTGGACATTGTTGTCAGTACTCCGGGTCGTCTGATTGACCTGTACGGTCAACGCTCGATTCACTTTGATGAAGTAGAAATGCTGGTGTTAGACGAAGCCGACAAGATGCTAGATATGGGCTTCATCGATGCAATAGATAAAATCGTCGATTGCATGCCTGAAGATGTGCAGAGCCTGCTGTTCTCCGCCACGCTGTCTAACCCCGTTCGTGACCTGGCTAAGAATGCGATTGTCGATCCTGAAGAAATTACGATTGCAAAACATAGTGCCTCGAAGTCAAACATTAAGCAGTGGATTACAACCGTCGATAAAGACATGAAATCGTCGTTGTTAAGCCACATGCTAAAAGAGAATGAATGGTCACAAGTTCTGATCTTTATCGAAACCAAGCATGGTGCAGCGAAGCTCGTCAGCCAACTGGAGAAGCGTGGCATTGTTGCCGAAGCGTTCCACAGCGGACGTAATCAGCGTGTGCGTCAGGAACTGATTGAGCAGTTTAAAGCCGGGAAGATCCAGTACTTGGTCGCGACAGGCGTTGCGGCTCGCGGTATCGATATCGATAATCTGCCAGTGGTTATTAACTACGACTTACCTTACCCGGCAGATGAATACGTACACCGAATTGGACGTACAGGTCGTGCTGGTGCGCAAGGTGAAGCTATTTCACTGGTATCAAAGGACGACTTCAAAAACTTATGCATGATTGAAAGCCGATTAGGCCACTTGCTTGAGCGTGTAGAAATTGAAGGGTTTGCACCAAGAAAACCAGTACCAATTTCTATTCTTAACTATGTACCAAAGAATAAGCGTAAGCCTCAGGAAGACCGCTCTTACTCTGATAAAAATCAGACGAGAGATTGA
- a CDS encoding hemolysin family protein gives MNILLLVGLIGLITLNGVFAMSEIALVAAKTSRLKMMAENSKRATLALELKDNPTQFLSTIQIGITVIGLLSGIFGEATLSVPLGQWLVSQGVEKEIANVVSTFSVVLLITYFAIVVGELVPKRIAQNNAEMIAINVAYPIHWLAKITRPFVFLLTFTTDTSLKILGQSESKSEIVTEEDIVAVVSEGSESGAIEPQEQLMIQNLLHLNDRLALSLMTPRSDIHYLDATLPIDATLKNLRQTQHSVWPICKGSLDNIIGTISSKVLLDEYDKLSVERINKRLKQPRFVPESMKGLPLLNYMQQTSTEMVFIVDEYGDVQGLVTFYDLLKSIAGELGMEPQQIWAKQQKDGSWVMDALIPLNELKNKLQLSNIEGEESEGFQTLNGFLTWLIDRVPAQGEIIEYHNWRFEVLLMKSNRIVQVKASQQEPAETPKQPEP, from the coding sequence ATGAATATTTTATTGCTAGTAGGATTGATAGGATTAATTACGCTCAATGGCGTCTTTGCGATGTCGGAAATTGCCTTGGTCGCCGCCAAAACAAGCCGTCTTAAAATGATGGCTGAAAACAGCAAACGCGCAACACTCGCTCTGGAACTCAAAGATAATCCGACACAGTTTTTATCCACCATCCAAATCGGCATCACAGTGATCGGCCTACTAAGTGGCATCTTTGGCGAAGCCACGCTTTCTGTTCCTTTGGGACAATGGTTAGTCAGCCAAGGGGTAGAGAAAGAGATTGCTAACGTTGTATCCACGTTCAGTGTTGTTTTGTTGATCACATACTTCGCCATTGTAGTCGGCGAATTGGTACCCAAGCGTATTGCGCAAAATAATGCAGAGATGATTGCTATCAATGTGGCTTACCCGATTCACTGGTTAGCCAAAATAACCCGACCATTTGTTTTTCTGTTGACCTTTACTACCGATACCTCACTCAAGATATTGGGGCAAAGCGAGAGCAAGAGTGAAATCGTCACTGAAGAGGATATTGTCGCCGTTGTCAGTGAAGGATCGGAGTCCGGCGCGATTGAGCCTCAAGAACAATTAATGATCCAAAACCTACTCCATCTTAATGATCGCCTTGCGCTGTCATTAATGACACCACGGTCTGATATTCACTACCTGGACGCCACACTCCCTATCGATGCCACCCTAAAAAACCTTCGACAAACCCAGCACTCGGTTTGGCCAATATGCAAAGGAAGCCTGGATAACATCATTGGTACGATATCTTCCAAAGTCCTGTTAGATGAATATGACAAGCTTTCCGTGGAGCGAATCAATAAACGCCTAAAACAACCGCGTTTTGTACCCGAATCGATGAAAGGACTGCCTTTACTAAACTATATGCAACAAACTAGTACTGAGATGGTATTTATCGTCGACGAATATGGTGATGTGCAAGGTTTAGTAACGTTCTATGACTTACTCAAGTCGATCGCCGGAGAGCTAGGGATGGAGCCACAGCAGATTTGGGCGAAACAGCAAAAAGACGGCAGTTGGGTGATGGACGCACTCATCCCATTGAATGAACTCAAAAATAAACTCCAACTTAGTAACATCGAAGGAGAAGAGAGCGAAGGTTTTCAGACCTTAAACGGTTTCCTTACCTGGTTAATAGACCGTGTGCCTGCTCAAGGAGAAATCATCGAATACCATAACTGGCGATTTGAAGTGCTGCTAATGAAAAGTAACCGCATCGTACAAGTTAAAGCATCCCAACAAGAACCGGCTGAAACACCAAAACAACCTGAGCCCTAG
- the folD gene encoding bifunctional methylenetetrahydrofolate dehydrogenase/methenyltetrahydrofolate cyclohydrolase FolD, with translation MTAQNIDGTLISQTVRSEVAARVKARVEAGLRAPGLAVVLVGEDPASQVYVGSKRRACEEVGFVSKSFDLPASTTEAELLTLIDELNNDNEIDGILVQLPLPAGIDSTHVLERIHPEKDVDGFHPYNVGRLAQRIPKLRSCTPKGIITLLDRYNISLRGKHAVVVGASNIVGRPMTLELLLAGCTTTTCHRFTKDLESYVRQADVVVVAVGKPNFIPGEWIKKGAVVVDVGINRLDSGKLVGDVEYDKARESASFITPVPGGVGPMTVASLIENTMLACEQFHTDK, from the coding sequence ATGACTGCTCAAAATATAGATGGGACCCTTATTTCCCAAACTGTTCGTTCTGAAGTTGCAGCACGTGTAAAAGCTCGCGTTGAAGCTGGATTACGTGCCCCTGGCCTTGCAGTTGTTCTAGTTGGTGAAGACCCAGCTTCTCAAGTTTACGTTGGCAGTAAACGCCGCGCTTGTGAAGAAGTGGGTTTTGTTTCCAAGTCTTTTGACCTTCCGGCATCAACCACTGAAGCAGAATTGCTAACGTTGATCGATGAGTTAAATAATGACAACGAAATTGATGGTATTTTAGTTCAGCTTCCACTTCCAGCTGGTATTGATAGCACTCACGTATTAGAGCGTATTCACCCAGAAAAAGATGTTGATGGCTTCCACCCTTATAACGTAGGTCGTCTTGCTCAACGTATTCCTAAACTGCGCTCTTGTACGCCAAAAGGTATTATTACCTTGCTCGACCGATACAATATTAGTCTTCGTGGTAAACACGCGGTTGTAGTCGGCGCTTCAAACATCGTTGGTCGTCCAATGACACTTGAGCTGCTTCTTGCAGGTTGTACAACCACAACTTGTCACCGCTTTACGAAAGACCTAGAGAGCTACGTTCGTCAAGCAGACGTCGTCGTTGTCGCTGTAGGTAAACCAAACTTCATTCCTGGTGAATGGATTAAGAAAGGCGCAGTGGTTGTCGATGTGGGTATTAACCGTCTTGACTCTGGTAAGTTGGTTGGCGACGTGGAATACGATAAAGCACGTGAAAGCGCGAGCTTCATTACTCCGGTACCTGGTGGCGTTGGCCCAATGACCGTAGCGAGCCTGATTGAAAATACCATGCTGGCTTGCGAGCAGTTCCATACGGACAAGTAA
- a CDS encoding NupC/NupG family nucleoside CNT transporter gives MNSLIGIVAILFVAWLLSTNRKNIKLRTVSLAFALQVLFALLVLYVPAGRDALNSVSSVVSNLINYGQEGIAFLFGNLATGGFTFAINVLGIIVFFSSLIAGLYHIGVMPRMINFIGGGIQKLLGIGRAESLSATANIFVGTIEAPLMVKPYLKHMTDSQFFAVMTGGLASVAGGTLVGYASLGVDLNYLIAAAFMSAPAGLLMAKILMPEDTNQAEEIDLSQVEIPRATNVVEALADGAMAGVRIAVAVGGTLLAFISVIALLNGILGWFGDLIGTPLSFELVLGYVFAPVAWLLGVPWAEAITAGSLIGNKIVVNEFVAFIQLAEVKSELSAHSQAIVTFALCGFANISSMAMLIGGLGSLVPEKRAFVSKHGFRAIVAGVMANLMSASIAGVILSL, from the coding sequence ATGAACTCACTCATTGGTATCGTAGCCATACTATTCGTAGCATGGTTACTTTCTACAAATAGAAAAAATATAAAGCTTAGAACCGTCTCTCTTGCCTTTGCGTTACAAGTATTGTTCGCATTATTGGTTCTGTATGTGCCAGCGGGGCGTGACGCTCTAAACTCAGTGAGCAGCGTTGTATCGAACTTAATTAACTATGGTCAGGAAGGCATTGCGTTTTTGTTCGGCAATTTGGCGACAGGCGGCTTCACTTTCGCGATTAACGTACTGGGTATTATTGTCTTCTTCTCTTCTCTTATTGCTGGCCTTTATCACATTGGTGTTATGCCAAGAATGATTAACTTTATTGGTGGTGGTATCCAAAAGCTGTTAGGCATTGGTCGAGCCGAGTCTTTGTCTGCTACGGCAAATATCTTTGTTGGTACGATTGAAGCGCCTTTAATGGTCAAGCCTTACCTGAAACATATGACGGACTCACAGTTCTTTGCGGTAATGACAGGTGGTTTGGCTTCGGTTGCTGGTGGAACGTTGGTAGGCTACGCATCATTAGGCGTTGATTTAAATTACTTAATTGCAGCGGCGTTTATGTCTGCTCCTGCTGGTTTGTTGATGGCTAAAATTTTGATGCCGGAAGACACAAACCAAGCGGAGGAAATCGATCTAAGCCAAGTTGAAATTCCACGAGCAACCAATGTGGTTGAAGCTTTGGCAGATGGTGCAATGGCGGGTGTGCGAATCGCCGTAGCGGTAGGTGGTACTCTACTGGCGTTTATTAGTGTGATCGCATTGCTAAACGGAATTCTGGGTTGGTTCGGTGATCTTATTGGCACGCCATTGAGTTTCGAACTTGTTTTAGGCTACGTGTTTGCGCCAGTCGCATGGCTGTTAGGTGTCCCATGGGCAGAAGCGATCACGGCAGGATCTCTAATTGGTAATAAGATCGTAGTGAATGAATTCGTTGCTTTCATTCAACTTGCAGAAGTGAAATCTGAACTCAGTGCTCATTCTCAAGCGATCGTGACGTTTGCTCTGTGTGGCTTTGCGAATATCTCAAGCATGGCGATGCTCATTGGTGGTTTGGGTTCACTGGTTCCAGAGAAGCGTGCGTTTGTTTCTAAGCATGGCTTCCGCGCGATTGTCGCCGGCGTGATGGCGAACTTGATGAGTGCGTCTATTGCTGGTGTTATTTTGAGTCTTTAA